A genomic segment from Nicotiana tabacum cultivar K326 chromosome 7, ASM71507v2, whole genome shotgun sequence encodes:
- the LOC107806582 gene encoding ADP-ribosylation factor 1, with product MGLSFGKLFSRLFAKKEMRILMVGLDAAGKTTILYKLKLGEIVTTIPTIGFNVETVEYKNISFTVWDVGGQDKIRPLWRHYFQNTQGLIFVVDSNDRDRVVEARDELHRMLNEDELRDAVLLVFANKQDLPNAMNAAEITDKLGLHSLRQRHWYIQSTCATSGEGLYEGLDWLSNNIANKG from the exons ATGGGTTTATCATTCGGGAAGCTTTTCAGTCGGCTGTTTGCCAAGAAGGAGATGCGTATTCTGATGGTCGGTCTTGATGCAGCTGGTAAAACCACCATATTGTACAAGCTCAAGTTGGGAGAGATTGTTACCACTATTCCTACCATTG GATTCAATGTGGAGACTGTTGAATACAAGAACATAAGCTTCACTGTCTGGGATGTTGGTGGTCAGGACAAG ATCCGACCATTGTGGAGGCATTACTTCCAAAACACACAAGGACTTATCTTTGTGGTCGATAGTAATGATCGCGATCGTGTTGTTGAGGCTAGAGATGAGCTGCACCGGATGTTGAATGAG GATGAACTGAGGGATGCTGTGCTGCTTGTATTTGCTAACAAGCAAGATCTTCCAAATGCTATGAATGCTGCTGAGATTACTGACAAGCTTGGTCTTCATTCTCTCCGTCAACGTCACTG GTACATTCAGAGCACTTGCGCTACCTCTGGAGAAGGGTTGTATGAGGGGCTTGACTGGCTCTCAAACAACATTGCAAACAAG GGTTGA